One window of the Pempheris klunzingeri isolate RE-2024b chromosome 10, fPemKlu1.hap1, whole genome shotgun sequence genome contains the following:
- the LOC139208817 gene encoding aryl hydrocarbon receptor-like yields MEESSERNKHQVNVKFVRVKPSGTMLAHSGPYANKKRKKPVLKQKKLSEGNEAVKSNPSKRHRDRLNGELDRLTDLLPFPDEVCSRLDKLSVLRLSVGYLRVKSYFKASMNSSSSLMFPGVKGGQSGNNVDLAGFSEGDLLLQALNGFVVVITSEGTVFYSSATIKDYLGFHQSDVVHQSVFEFIHTDDRDLFRQQLHFALDPPTVGVEGDVLQSCAGAVMYSPEQLPPENSSFLERSFVCRFRCLLDNSSGFLALKFQGRLKYLHGQRDSRDNGTCNKPQLALFTIAVPVQPPSIVEIRAKMLLFQSKHKLDFTPMGIDSRGKIILGYSEVELCMKGSGYQFIHAADMMYCADNHVRMMKTGESGLTVFRLLSKSGGWVWVKSNAKLIYKGGRPEFIIAYQRALVNAEGEEHLRQRRLQLPFSFTTGEAVLYNSGATVDVTQFQFNKMFGNNDTHKDVAPGSLLDSFLKQDETVYTQTVDPPLPVDQVFMDSRALVSFPGDAGQEGGAAATPAGAVIVKEETKQSLVAVIDSLGKIAEKGDFCTVLQDLDVSEAELMQWENAVKSLSQSEDQQNSVGSELDSILTNDIFDYIDTILFKEKGDDCENSSPGSCLAAFGGNQQDPFGQAAGLSGRGLCEPQLFQTPSPHCAHPPMNGVFAHQQEAIGGPLTAGQGFAESAQILSSTDRLTHHGPPTPQTDTHLPPLQQLELQDIFSPSIELPELTVPNSSAPFQSFCQAPIGHLGPPQPPISHLGPPQPPIGHLGPPQGICEQMQSSQLLLCPPAPAVAANGRFLQSSGDQLNNVAPSLMDILPPLVPCNDFTASSTPNVPLPFATSCLQGSPPSQTHSPQVQRWPQQKLHHVDVTQNGHEPTAACHSQASEGQTFPHTGLWCRSVTGLNHAQQGGLACGQAAAHSSCMFNQHFSSSPAGGDVLALSGPEGPRGTDTFLDQSPPQGSCYFQWSQSEPVVGASAIGQEKSGVSARPNEASTEHRLDYLRHT; encoded by the exons ATGGAAGAAAGTTCAGAGCGCAACAAACATCAAGTCAACGTCAAGTTTGTGCGCGTCAAACCAAGCGGCACCATGTTGGCACACTCGGGGCCTTACGCcaacaagaagaggaagaagcccGTCCTGAAACA AAAGAAGCTCTCTGAAGGCAATGAAGCCGTCAAATCGAACCCTTCAAAGCGCCACAGGGATCGGCTGAATGGGGAGCTGGACCGGCTGACGGACCTGCTGCCCTTTCCCGACGAGGTTTGCTCTCGTCTGGACAAACTGTCGGTCCTCCGCCTCAGCGTGGGATACCTGCGGGTCAAGAGCTACTTCAAAG CGAgcatgaacagcagcagcagtctgatgTTTCCTGGAGTGAAGGGGGGGCAGAGCGGGAACAACGTGGACCTGGCGGGCTTCTCCGAGGgggacctgctgctgcag GCGCTGAACGGGTTCGTGGTGGTGATCACGTCAGAGGGAACCGTGTTTTATTCCTCTGCCACCATCAAAGACTACCTGGGCTTCCATCAG TCGGATGTGGTTcatcagagtgtgtttgagttcaTCCATACTGACGACAGGGACTTGTTcaggcagcagcttcactttGCTCTAGACCCCCCGACTGTTGGCGTGGAAGGAGACG TCCTGCAGAGCTGTGCTGGTGCAGTGATGTACAGTCCTGAACAGCTCCCCCCGGAGAACTCTTCCTTCCTGGAGAGGAGCTTTGTTTGTCGCTTCCGCTGCCTCCTGGACAACTCCTCCGGCTTCCTG GCTCTGAAGTTCCAGGGCCGGCTGAAGTACCTCCATGGCCAGAGGGATTCGAGGGACAACGGGACCTGTAACAAACCTCAGCTGGCGCTGTTCACCATCGCTGTGCCCGTCCAGCCCCCGTCCATCGTGGAGATCAGAGCTAAAATGCTTCTGTTTCAGAGCAAGCACAAGCTGGACTTCACCCCCATGGGCATCGACAGCAG GGGGAAGATTATTCTGGGCTACTCAGAGGTGGAGCTGTGTATGAAAGGCTCCGGCTACCAGTTCATCCACGCAGCTGATATGATGTACTGCGCCGACAACCACGTCCGCA TGATGAAAACAGGAGAGAGCGGGCTGACTGTGTTCAGGCTGCTGAGTAAGTCGGGCGGCTGGGTGTGGGTGAAGTCCAACGCCAAGCTGATCTACAAAGGAGGAAGACCTGAATTCATCATCGCGTACCAGAGAGCCTTAGT CAATGCTGAGGGGGAGGAGCACCTTCGtcagaggaggctgcagcttCCTTTCAGCTTCACCACAGGAGAGGCCGTCCTCTACAACAGCGGCGCCACGGTGGACGTCACGCAGTTCCAGTTCAACAAGATGTTTGGTAACAACGACACGCACAAGGACGTCGCCCCCGGCTCTTTGCTGGACAGCTTTCTGAAGCAGGATGAAACTGTGTACACTCAGACAGTGGACCCCCCCTTACCTGTGGATCAGGTGTTCATGGACAGTCGGGCCCTGGTCAGCTTTCCCGGTGACGCAGGGCAGGAAGGCGGAGCTGCGGCCACCCCGGCCGGCGCTGTTATCGTGAAGGAGGAGACCAAACAGTCCCTGGTGGCTGTGATCGACAGTCTGGGAAAGATCGCTGAGAAAGGCGACTTCTGCACGGTGTTGCAGGATCTGGATGTGAGCGAAGCAGAGCTGATGCAGTGGGAAAACGCCGTGAAGAGCTTGAGTCAGAGTGAGGATCAGCAGAACAGCGTCGGCTCTGAGCTGGACAGCATCCTCACCAACGACATATTTGACTACATCGATACCATTTTGTTCAAGGAGAAGGGAGACGATTGTGAGAACTCCAGCCCCGGCAGCTGCCTCGCAGCCTTCGGCGGTAATCAGCAGGACCCCTTCGGTCAGGCTGCCGGGCTCTCGGGCAGGGGGCTCTGTGAGCCCCAGTTGTTTCAGACACCCAGCCCCCACTGTGCCCACCCACCAATGAACGGTGTCTTCGCTCACCAGCAGGAGGCCATCGGCGGACCGCTGACTGCAGGGCAAGGCTTTGCAGAGTCTGCTCAGATACTCAGCAGCACCGACAGACTCACCCACCACGGCCCCCCCACTCCCCAGACTGACACCCATCTGCCCCCTCTTCAACAGCTGGAGCTCCAGGACATCTTCAGCCCGTCGATAGAGCTCCCAGAGCTTACAGTCCCCAACTCCTCGGCCCCTTTCCAGTCCTTTTGCCAGGCACCTATCGGCCACTTGGGCCCCCCTCAGCCACCTATCAGCCACTTGGGCCCCCCTCAGCCACCTATCGGCCACTTGGGCCCCCCTCAGGGGATTTGTGAACAGATGCAGTCCAGCCAACTTCTGCtgtgtcctccagctcctgcagtgGCAGCAAACGGACGGTTCCTGCAGAGCTCTGGTGACCAGCTGAACAACGTAGCACCCAGCTTAATGGACATCCTCCCTCCCCTGGTTCCCTGCAATGACTTTACTGCCTCTAGCACACCTAATGTGCCCCTCCCCTTCGCCACATCTTGTCTGCAGGGAAGCCCTCCTTCACAGACCCACAGCCCCCAGGTGCAGCGGTGGCCGCAGCAGAAGCTGCATCACGTGGACGTCACACAGAACGGACACGAGCCGACGGCAGCGTGCCACAGCCAGGCTTCAGAAGGCCAGACATTCCCACACACTGGCCTTTGGTGCAGGAGCGTCACCGGACTGAACCACGCTCAGCAGGGGGGGCTGGCATGTGGCCAGGCAGCCGCTCACAGCAGCTGCATGTTCAACCAGCACTTCTCCTCCAGTCCAGCAGGAGGCGACGTCCTGGCTCTCTCCGGGCCTGAGGGCCCGAGGGGGACCGACACATTTCTGGATCAGAGCCCCCCTCAAGGCTCATGCTACTTCCAGTGGAGCCAGAGCGAGCCTGTGGTGGGCGCCTCAGCCATCGGCCAGGAGAAGAGCGGCGTGAGCGCTCGGCCCAACGAGGCGTCCACAGAGCACCGCCTGGACTACCTCAGACACACATGA